GTCCCCCTGCACCAGCTTGAACTCGCGCAGCAGGCCACCGATCTGGGTCTTGTCCAGCTTGTTCATCAGCAGGTTGCGCAGGAACGCCGGTCCCGGAATATCCAGTTCCTTGCCGTCACGCAGGCGCCCGGTCGCGGCCAGCAGCGAGCGCACGTCGTAGGTGGAATTGAACACCTCCGGCACGCCGCGTTCGATATCCAGCAGCGTGTACACCGCCTCCATCGGCGTGCGCACCGAATACTCGGTGGTGAAGATGCAGTCACGCTGCTTCGATTCGGCGAACTGGCCGATGAAGGCGAAGTTCACCGCCCCCTCCGGCACCACGTCCGGACGATCAGCGGCCTGGCGCGGCATGAAGAACGCGGTGATGTACGGCATCATCACCGGCACCGTCTTGGCACCGGTCGCGGCCAGCTCGTCGATCTCCTCCACCGGCACGCCCAGGTGGTACAGCCACTCGCGGGTGATCTCCTCGCCGGTACAGTCCTGCATCGGCTTCTTCACGTAGTCACCGGGCGTATCCACGAACAGCGAATACACCCAGACCACGATCTGGTCCTTGGGCTGGTTCTTGAAATGCGGCTGACGGTTTACCGTCCAGCTCATCAGCCAGCGCGAGTCGCGCACGCTGACAATGCCGCCGGTCACCACCTTGCCGCTGAAGGGATCGCGCTTGGCAATCTTCTGGATGTAAGCCGGAATGCGCGCGTCCAGCGTGGTTACCGTCGCCGATTCCCACTTGGTTTCCGGGATATGCGCGCCGAACACATCCGGGCGCCCGAACGCTGCATCCTTCGCGGCAATGCGCCGCCACAGGTCCCAGGCCGGCGCCGGGCCTTCATTCAGGCGTGCCGCAGTGTGGTGGTCGCCATTGTCCGAGTTCTCGGTCAGCGAGCCGATGGTCATGAACAGAAGATCGTCCGCGCCCAGATCCACGCCACCGGCTACACCATCACGCATCCAGTGGATGCGCGTGGCCTGCTTGCGGCCCGGCTGCAGATCGAAGTCGACGTCGGTCACCTCGGTGCCGTACTGGAACACCACGCCATGGTCCTGCAGCCACTTCACCAGCGGCAGCACCAGCGATTCGTACTGGTTGTACTTGGTGAACTTCAGCGCCGAGAAGTCCGGCAGGCCGCCAATGTGATGGATGAAGCGATGCAGGTACAGCTTCATCTCCAGCGCCGAATGCCATTCCTCGAACGCGAACATCGTGCGCCAGTACAGCCAGAAGTTGCTGTCCAGGAAATCACGGCCCAGCACTTCGTTGATGCGCTTGTTCTCCATCTCCTGCCGGGTAGCCAGGAACAGCGCGATGATGTCCTTCTGCGCCTGCTCGGTCAGCGTGAACAGGCCGTCGGTGTGCGCATCCTCGCCGCGGTTGATGGTGGCGCGCTGCAACGAATAGTTCGGGTCGTCCTTGTTCAACCAGTAGAACTCGTCCAGCACGCTGGCGTCGTCGATCTCCAGCGAGGGGATCGAGCGGAACAGGTCCCACAGGCACTCGAAATGGTTCTCCATCTCGCGGCCACCACGGATCACGAAACCCTTTTCCGGCACCTTCAGGCCATCCAGCGCGCCGCCGGCAATCTGCTGCTGCTCCAGGATGGTGATGCGCTCACCGGCCAAGCGCCCGTCGCGTACCAGGAACACCGCACCGGCCAGCGAAGCCAGGCCCGAGCCCACAAACCAGGCGCTCTTGCCATCCACACCGGCCGGCTTGCGCGGGCGCGCGAAGGCTTCGTAGTTGCCACTGCTGTAGTACATGCACTGCTCCTTCCTGGAGGGGGTCCACCCCACTCTAGCGCCGAACCCGTGTCCCTCATGCTTCAGCCCGCCTGCGACCCAGTGACGCAGTAGTGCCAGACCATGCCTGGCAGATCCCCTCCACACCGATGATTGACATGCAGGCATTTGCCTGCATATATTCCTCCCAAGGACGGCACCTGCCCGCCCATCGCGAGGAATCTGCAATGGTGGATATCGCACATCGGGTCGGCATCAAGGCCCCTGCAAGCCAGGTGTACCAGGCCC
This genomic window from Stenotrophomonas maltophilia contains:
- a CDS encoding oleate hydratase, with the translated sequence MYYSSGNYEAFARPRKPAGVDGKSAWFVGSGLASLAGAVFLVRDGRLAGERITILEQQQIAGGALDGLKVPEKGFVIRGGREMENHFECLWDLFRSIPSLEIDDASVLDEFYWLNKDDPNYSLQRATINRGEDAHTDGLFTLTEQAQKDIIALFLATRQEMENKRINEVLGRDFLDSNFWLYWRTMFAFEEWHSALEMKLYLHRFIHHIGGLPDFSALKFTKYNQYESLVLPLVKWLQDHGVVFQYGTEVTDVDFDLQPGRKQATRIHWMRDGVAGGVDLGADDLLFMTIGSLTENSDNGDHHTAARLNEGPAPAWDLWRRIAAKDAAFGRPDVFGAHIPETKWESATVTTLDARIPAYIQKIAKRDPFSGKVVTGGIVSVRDSRWLMSWTVNRQPHFKNQPKDQIVVWVYSLFVDTPGDYVKKPMQDCTGEEITREWLYHLGVPVEEIDELAATGAKTVPVMMPYITAFFMPRQAADRPDVVPEGAVNFAFIGQFAESKQRDCIFTTEYSVRTPMEAVYTLLDIERGVPEVFNSTYDVRSLLAATGRLRDGKELDIPGPAFLRNLLMNKLDKTQIGGLLREFKLVQGD